The following coding sequences are from one Streptomyces sp. NBC_01232 window:
- a CDS encoding GNAT family N-acetyltransferase gives MSPGSAGALSVTLCRDPRQFAALEESWNRLFRSCPTATPFQSHAWLHSWWLSYGKDGRLRIVLVRRGDELVGVAPLMLVHRPMPLLVPLGGPITDYFDVLVAAEHAAQVVPALARGLHRAARGAVVDLREVRPGAAAEELYRQWPGVSSRLADSTCMELPTLPFDELVKRMPASGAQRVRAKLRKTDAAGIEEHEVTEQEVPRAVRTLLRLHEKQWRGRGVTPEHLRPRFAEHLTRATRRMVRAGESRLTEFRLDGKVVAANVTLLSSGLSGGYLYGADPDLRTRKVDVATLLLRYEAGRALAEGRPVVSFLRGNEPYKNHWRPETVVNQRFLLATTALAPLMRVHESQVTGRERAVDALREALPAARDWRARLNELRVR, from the coding sequence ATGAGTCCGGGCTCCGCCGGGGCCCTGTCGGTGACGCTGTGCCGCGACCCCCGGCAGTTCGCCGCGCTGGAGGAGTCGTGGAACAGGCTCTTCCGCAGCTGCCCCACCGCCACCCCCTTCCAGAGTCACGCCTGGCTGCACTCCTGGTGGCTGTCGTACGGAAAGGACGGCCGGCTCCGGATCGTCCTCGTCCGGCGCGGCGACGAGCTGGTCGGCGTGGCCCCGCTGATGCTCGTACACCGGCCGATGCCGCTGCTGGTGCCGCTCGGCGGTCCCATCACCGACTACTTCGACGTGCTCGTGGCCGCGGAACACGCCGCCCAGGTCGTTCCGGCGCTGGCCCGCGGGCTGCACCGGGCCGCCCGCGGGGCCGTCGTGGACCTGCGGGAAGTGCGTCCCGGAGCCGCCGCCGAGGAGCTGTACCGGCAGTGGCCCGGGGTCTCCAGCCGGCTCGCCGACTCCACGTGCATGGAGCTGCCCACGCTGCCGTTCGACGAACTGGTCAAGCGGATGCCGGCCTCCGGCGCCCAGCGGGTGCGGGCCAAGCTGCGCAAGACCGACGCGGCCGGGATCGAGGAGCACGAGGTCACCGAGCAGGAAGTGCCCCGCGCCGTACGGACCCTGCTGCGGCTGCACGAGAAGCAGTGGCGCGGCCGCGGGGTGACCCCCGAGCACCTGCGGCCCCGCTTCGCCGAGCACCTCACCCGGGCCACCCGGCGCATGGTGCGGGCCGGGGAGAGCCGGCTGACGGAGTTCCGGCTGGACGGGAAGGTGGTGGCGGCCAACGTCACGCTGCTGTCGTCCGGGCTCAGCGGCGGCTACCTGTACGGGGCCGACCCGGACCTGCGCACCCGCAAGGTGGACGTGGCGACGCTGCTGCTGCGCTACGAGGCAGGGCGGGCGCTCGCCGAGGGCCGCCCGGTGGTGAGCTTCCTGCGCGGCAACGAGCCGTACAAGAACCACTGGCGGCCCGAGACGGTCGTCAACCAGCGTTTCCTGCTGGCCACGACGGCGCTCGCGCCCCTGATGCGCGTACACGAATCGCAGGTGACGGGGCGCGAGCGGGCGGTGGACGCGCTGCGGGAGGCGCTGCCGGCCGCCAGGGACTGGCGGGCGCGGCTCAACGAACTGCGGGTGCGATGA
- a CDS encoding SpoIIE family protein phosphatase produces MAAAERDGPEPVRPSPVTVPGERFALNGMGSLEWDLGAGSVVLDESALEVLDLGPEEFDGTVSGLGLRIPPEDAGRLGEIIDGVLAGGGDTYGAYFMVQRRDGRDQWTHTSGRVLRDGEGQPERIVGIVRDATAELAHATLLRKLEAARAQQATIVQRTTEALSRAVTVDDVTAALTGAGALERLGADGLALGLVEGGTIKIIALSGESLEILSERRFTRLDGSLPLSHTVLTRQARFVTSLTELGGEFPLLADYLHRIRFDAAAYLPLIAQAKAIGGLVLFYRQRTEFSPEERNLCLGLAGIVAQSLQRALLFDQEREFATGLQASMLPRRIPEISGGEIAVRYHAAWSGREVGGDWYDVIALPRDRVGVVVGDVQGHDTHAAAIMGQLRIALRAYAGEGHPPSTVLARASRFLAELDTERFATCMYAQVDLETGGVRAVRAGHLGPLIRHTDGRTGWPNVRGGLPLGLASFFEHEEFPETRLDLVPGETMVLCTDGLVEEPGTTITAGMDALAQAVRSGPQGAGALADHLSDRLWERWGSGDDVALLVLRRAPDPGTHRAPRIHQYVHQADPEGLSEARYALRQALRDWGMPELADDVEVAAGELLVNALLHTDGGAVLTMEVLPEPVRRIRLWVKDRSSVWPRRRSPGEAATTGRGLLLVDALATHWGVESRGDGKAVWCEFDAGGSPRSAG; encoded by the coding sequence GTGGCAGCGGCGGAACGCGACGGACCCGAGCCGGTCCGGCCGTCCCCGGTGACCGTGCCGGGCGAGCGGTTCGCGCTCAACGGCATGGGCAGCCTCGAATGGGACCTGGGTGCCGGGTCGGTGGTGCTGGACGAGTCCGCCCTGGAGGTCCTGGACCTGGGGCCGGAGGAGTTCGACGGCACCGTGTCCGGTCTCGGACTGCGCATCCCGCCCGAGGACGCGGGCCGGCTCGGCGAGATCATCGACGGGGTCCTGGCGGGCGGCGGGGACACCTACGGCGCGTACTTCATGGTGCAGCGCCGCGACGGGCGCGACCAGTGGACGCACACCTCGGGCCGGGTGCTCCGGGACGGCGAGGGGCAGCCGGAGCGGATCGTGGGGATCGTCCGGGACGCGACGGCGGAGCTGGCCCACGCGACGCTGCTGCGCAAGCTGGAGGCGGCGCGCGCCCAGCAGGCGACGATCGTGCAGCGGACCACGGAGGCCCTGTCGCGGGCGGTGACGGTCGACGACGTCACGGCCGCGCTGACCGGGGCGGGCGCGCTGGAGCGGCTGGGTGCGGACGGGCTGGCCCTGGGGCTGGTCGAGGGCGGCACCATCAAGATCATCGCGCTGAGCGGGGAGTCGCTGGAGATCCTCAGCGAGCGGCGGTTCACCCGGCTGGACGGTTCGCTGCCGCTCTCGCACACGGTGCTCACCCGGCAGGCACGTTTCGTCACCTCGCTCACCGAGCTCGGCGGCGAGTTCCCGCTCCTCGCGGACTACCTGCACCGGATCCGGTTCGACGCGGCGGCCTATCTGCCGCTGATCGCGCAGGCCAAGGCCATCGGCGGGCTGGTCCTCTTCTACCGGCAGCGCACCGAGTTCAGCCCGGAGGAGCGCAACCTCTGCCTGGGCCTGGCCGGCATCGTGGCCCAGTCCCTCCAGCGGGCGCTCCTCTTCGACCAGGAGCGGGAGTTCGCGACCGGGCTGCAGGCCTCCATGCTGCCGCGCCGGATCCCGGAGATCAGCGGCGGGGAGATCGCGGTCCGCTACCACGCCGCCTGGAGCGGCCGGGAGGTCGGCGGTGACTGGTACGACGTGATCGCGCTGCCCCGCGACCGCGTCGGCGTCGTGGTGGGCGACGTCCAGGGCCACGACACGCACGCGGCCGCCATCATGGGCCAGCTGCGGATCGCGCTGCGGGCGTACGCGGGGGAGGGCCATCCCCCGTCCACCGTGCTGGCCCGGGCCTCGCGCTTCCTCGCCGAACTGGACACGGAACGCTTCGCCACCTGCATGTACGCACAGGTGGACCTGGAGACCGGAGGCGTACGGGCGGTCCGCGCGGGCCACCTCGGGCCGTTGATCCGGCACACGGACGGGCGTACGGGCTGGCCCAATGTGCGCGGCGGCCTGCCGCTCGGGCTGGCTTCGTTCTTCGAGCACGAGGAGTTCCCCGAGACCCGGCTCGACCTGGTCCCCGGGGAGACGATGGTGCTGTGCACGGACGGCCTGGTGGAGGAGCCGGGCACCACCATCACCGCCGGGATGGACGCCCTCGCCCAGGCGGTGCGCAGCGGCCCCCAGGGCGCCGGGGCGCTCGCCGACCACCTCTCGGACCGGCTCTGGGAGCGCTGGGGATCCGGGGACGACGTGGCCCTGCTGGTGCTGCGCCGGGCCCCCGACCCGGGCACCCACCGGGCGCCGCGCATCCACCAGTACGTCCACCAGGCCGACCCGGAGGGCCTGTCCGAGGCCCGCTATGCCCTGCGCCAGGCCCTGCGCGACTGGGGCATGCCGGAACTCGCCGACGATGTGGAGGTGGCAGCCGGGGAACTGCTGGTCAACGCCCTGCTGCACACCGACGGCGGGGCGGTGCTGACGATGGAGGTGCTGCCGGAGCCGGTCCGGCGGATCCGGCTGTGGGTCAAGGACCGCTCCAGCGTGTGGCCGCGCAGGCGCTCCCCGGGCGAGGCGGCCACCACGGGGCGCGGGCTGCTGCTGGTGGACGCGCTTGCCACGCACTGGGGCGTGGAGTCCCGCGGCGACGGCAAGGCCGTGTGGTGCGAGTTCGACGCCGGCGGCAGCCCCCGGAGCGCGGGGTGA
- a CDS encoding carboxylate--amine ligase, which produces MVRSRYLRAAHPGPAGGLDPEAPEALLDCLNGVSERIGRPAVLIAMDDLSAIAVSRVAPMLRERFRIPHQPDNLPARVADKAELSRLCARWDVPHPETVIPASGAEAAEAAWRLGLPVVAKWSRPWLLPAGADGLRSTMLVHTPAEARRLYERSAEAGSRLLLQRFLPAGPDTDWFFHGAFARGGRPLLAGSGRKELSWPVRTGLTAVGRWLPDPAVEEAGLRLAERLGYQGILDLDFRRDERGCFRLVDFNPRPGAQFRLFADEAGLDVVQAMYLDLTGQQVPRPSGGPGRVFVAENYALLATVRGGSLPRRPVAGRPEGPAGPPDPAGSPAAPGPSEPYKSSGPARTAGAGADREGRGAAPKRFAERGRVETAWFAADDLLPFLAMLGALLGRGAGKGVRALRGVPEQGRRTARAVVRTPRQRGSGQSADGSAAAASRPVPPEAPAEPDELVTR; this is translated from the coding sequence ATGGTGCGTTCGCGGTATCTGCGCGCCGCGCACCCCGGTCCGGCGGGCGGGCTGGACCCCGAGGCGCCCGAGGCGCTGCTGGACTGCCTGAACGGGGTGTCGGAGCGGATCGGGCGTCCGGCCGTGCTCATCGCCATGGACGATCTGAGTGCCATCGCCGTGTCCCGGGTCGCGCCGATGCTGCGCGAGCGGTTCCGGATCCCCCACCAGCCCGACAACCTGCCCGCCCGGGTGGCCGACAAGGCCGAACTGTCGCGGCTCTGCGCGCGGTGGGACGTCCCGCACCCGGAGACCGTGATCCCGGCGAGCGGGGCCGAGGCCGCCGAGGCGGCCTGGCGGCTCGGCCTGCCGGTGGTCGCCAAGTGGAGCCGGCCCTGGCTGCTGCCCGCCGGTGCGGACGGGCTGCGCAGCACCATGCTCGTGCACACCCCCGCCGAGGCGCGCCGGCTCTACGAGCGCTCCGCCGAGGCGGGGAGCCGGCTGCTGCTCCAGCGGTTCCTGCCCGCCGGGCCGGACACCGACTGGTTCTTCCACGGCGCCTTCGCGCGCGGCGGGCGTCCGCTGCTCGCGGGCTCGGGCCGCAAGGAGCTGTCCTGGCCGGTGCGGACGGGGCTGACGGCCGTGGGCCGCTGGCTGCCGGATCCGGCGGTGGAGGAGGCCGGGCTGCGGCTCGCCGAACGGCTCGGCTACCAGGGGATCCTGGACCTGGACTTCCGCCGCGACGAGCGGGGCTGCTTCCGGCTGGTGGACTTCAACCCCCGGCCGGGCGCGCAGTTCCGGCTGTTCGCCGACGAGGCCGGGCTGGACGTCGTACAGGCGATGTACCTGGACCTGACGGGCCAGCAGGTCCCGCGCCCCTCGGGAGGTCCGGGCCGGGTGTTCGTCGCCGAGAACTACGCGCTGCTGGCGACGGTCCGGGGCGGGTCGCTGCCGCGCCGCCCGGTGGCGGGTCGTCCCGAGGGTCCCGCGGGTCCCCCGGATCCGGCGGGGTCGCCGGCGGCGCCGGGACCGTCCGAGCCGTACAAGTCGTCCGGGCCGGCCCGGACGGCCGGGGCGGGCGCGGACCGGGAGGGCCGGGGCGCGGCCCCGAAGCGGTTCGCCGAGCGGGGGCGGGTGGAGACGGCCTGGTTCGCCGCCGACGACCTGCTGCCCTTCCTCGCGATGCTCGGCGCCCTGCTGGGGCGCGGAGCGGGGAAGGGGGTGCGGGCCCTGCGCGGGGTTCCGGAACAGGGCCGCCGCACGGCGCGCGCGGTCGTCCGTACGCCCCGGCAGCGCGGCAGTGGCCAGTCGGCCGACGGTTCCGCCGCGGCGGCCTCCCGTCCCGTGCCGCCGGAGGCCCCGGCCGAGCCCGACGAGCTGGTGACCCGTTGA
- a CDS encoding glycosyl hydrolase, whose protein sequence is MPRPRRRLASTCIGTVTAGLLATGAALAAPEDDRPEGSDIAMGAYLDYGPPGVARIPYLSSWLGGKEIRVGHTYLPGDKWAGIEGRVSFLEDWAEWRRADDDRLFVLNVPMQERNEGRVPDYQVAQLIRAGAQGNYDRHFQRLAERLVSLGVPDTVIVLGWEMNGITYTHRCAPDPENWKAYWKRIVRTMRAVPGQEFKFDFAPNRGTDAIGWTKCYPGDDVVDIIGMDSYDQGPGQTFDDQITQPYGLQHHVDFAKAHGKSISYPEWGLYRRGDNPEYMRRMLKWIQQHKPLYHTITDYCPHGVWQCKDNPQSAKAFRDALTPERPGPVVPTPVVPTPVVPTPVVPTPVVPTPVVPTPVVPTPQVPTPAVPTPQVPTPAVPTPQVPTPQVPTPAVPTPQVPEPTPAVPTPVVPKPSPVAPTPAVPTPVAPSPVAPSPEVPLPVTPSPLVPAPEVPEVPEPTPAVPTPQVPTPSPVAPTPVAPKPSPVTPTPVVPKPEPTPPKPLPQPTTPPVNSQQWCVPLNFGEWLSKLVGTQSVCFKLDLGKDSGFWPF, encoded by the coding sequence ATGCCCAGACCACGCCGCCGACTGGCGAGCACCTGCATCGGTACGGTCACGGCCGGACTGCTGGCCACGGGGGCCGCACTCGCGGCGCCCGAGGATGACCGGCCCGAGGGCTCCGACATCGCCATGGGCGCCTATCTCGACTACGGGCCGCCCGGGGTGGCCCGGATCCCGTACCTGTCGAGCTGGCTGGGCGGCAAGGAGATCCGGGTCGGCCACACCTATCTCCCCGGGGACAAGTGGGCGGGCATCGAGGGCCGGGTCTCCTTCCTGGAGGACTGGGCCGAGTGGCGCCGGGCCGACGACGACCGGCTGTTCGTCCTCAACGTGCCCATGCAGGAGCGCAACGAGGGCCGGGTGCCGGACTACCAGGTGGCCCAGCTGATCAGGGCGGGCGCGCAGGGCAACTACGACCGGCACTTCCAGCGGCTCGCCGAGCGGCTGGTGTCGCTGGGCGTCCCGGACACGGTGATCGTGCTCGGCTGGGAGATGAACGGCATCACGTACACCCACCGCTGCGCACCGGACCCGGAGAACTGGAAGGCGTACTGGAAGCGCATCGTCCGCACGATGCGCGCCGTGCCCGGGCAGGAGTTCAAGTTCGACTTCGCGCCGAACCGGGGTACGGACGCGATCGGCTGGACGAAGTGCTACCCCGGCGACGACGTGGTCGACATCATCGGAATGGATTCGTACGACCAGGGTCCCGGCCAGACCTTCGACGACCAGATCACCCAGCCGTACGGACTCCAGCACCACGTCGACTTCGCGAAGGCACACGGGAAGTCGATCTCCTACCCGGAGTGGGGCCTGTACCGGCGCGGGGACAACCCGGAGTACATGCGGCGCATGCTGAAGTGGATCCAGCAGCACAAGCCGCTCTACCACACCATCACCGACTACTGCCCGCACGGCGTCTGGCAGTGCAAGGACAACCCGCAGTCCGCGAAGGCCTTCCGTGACGCGCTCACGCCCGAGCGGCCCGGCCCGGTGGTCCCGACCCCGGTGGTTCCCACGCCCGTGGTCCCGACCCCGGTGGTCCCGACCCCGGTGGTCCCGACCCCCGTCGTGCCCACGCCGGTCGTCCCGACCCCGCAGGTCCCGACCCCCGCGGTCCCGACCCCGCAGGTGCCGACGCCCGCGGTCCCGACGCCACAGGTCCCGACGCCACAGGTCCCGACGCCTGCGGTCCCGACGCCACAGGTCCCCGAGCCCACACCGGCGGTCCCGACGCCCGTGGTCCCCAAGCCCTCGCCCGTCGCCCCGACCCCGGCCGTGCCCACGCCGGTCGCCCCGAGCCCGGTCGCCCCGAGCCCGGAGGTACCGCTGCCGGTCACTCCCAGTCCGCTCGTCCCGGCACCCGAGGTCCCCGAGGTCCCCGAGCCCACACCGGCGGTCCCGACGCCGCAGGTCCCGACGCCCTCCCCCGTGGCCCCGACGCCCGTGGCCCCCAAGCCCTCGCCCGTCACCCCGACCCCGGTCGTGCCGAAGCCCGAGCCCACACCGCCGAAGCCCCTGCCGCAGCCGACGACACCGCCCGTCAACAGCCAGCAGTGGTGCGTGCCGCTCAACTTCGGCGAGTGGCTCTCCAAGCTGGTCGGCACGCAGTCGGTCTGCTTCAAGCTGGACCTCGGCAAGGACTCCGGCTTCTGGCCCTTCTAG
- a CDS encoding lipopolysaccharide biosynthesis protein — MADTADHKKSDKKAESRPEGRSESSSESRPEGRSDSRSDSRSESRSERRPDRRSGRRTRRRRLSVPLWWPLPACALLGLAAGGAYGVLKAPEYAATSYVVAVPDDTTEPATALGFAQAYARIATSSSTLAYAQPRAGIGAAKLRTQVRAETSPESPMIAITGTSKSPAEAADIANAVADALSLSSNQAAKNTGVQLLLFNQAVAPSEPASPSAAISGAVGLCAGGLLGGLWLLARPGRARRSDESTDASAPGFPVESAAPSPVEEYASLPAQGEPASAKEKESVR; from the coding sequence ATGGCCGATACCGCCGACCACAAGAAGTCCGACAAGAAGGCCGAGAGCAGGCCCGAGGGCAGGTCCGAGAGCAGCTCGGAGAGCCGGCCGGAGGGCAGGTCCGACAGCCGGTCCGACAGCCGGTCCGAGAGCCGGTCCGAGCGGAGGCCGGACCGCCGCTCCGGGCGCAGGACACGTCGCCGCCGGCTCTCGGTGCCGCTGTGGTGGCCGCTGCCCGCCTGCGCCCTGCTGGGGCTGGCCGCGGGCGGGGCGTACGGGGTACTCAAGGCCCCCGAGTACGCCGCCACCAGCTATGTCGTCGCGGTGCCCGACGACACCACCGAGCCGGCCACCGCCCTCGGCTTCGCGCAGGCCTACGCCCGTATCGCGACCAGCAGTTCCACCCTCGCCTACGCCCAGCCCCGCGCGGGCATCGGCGCCGCGAAGCTGCGTACCCAAGTACGGGCCGAGACCTCGCCCGAGTCCCCGATGATCGCCATCACGGGCACCTCGAAGAGCCCCGCCGAGGCCGCCGACATCGCCAACGCGGTCGCCGACGCCCTGTCCCTGAGCAGCAATCAAGCCGCCAAGAACACCGGCGTCCAGCTGCTCCTCTTCAACCAGGCCGTCGCCCCGTCCGAGCCCGCATCCCCGTCCGCCGCCATCAGCGGGGCCGTCGGCCTGTGTGCCGGCGGACTGCTGGGCGGGCTGTGGCTGCTCGCCCGGCCCGGCCGCGCGCGGCGCTCCGACGAGAGCACGGACGCCTCCGCGCCCGGCTTCCCGGTGGAGTCCGCAGCCCCGTCCCCGGTCGAGGAGTACGCCTCGCTGCCCGCCCAGGGCGAGCCGGCCTCGGCCAAGGAGAAGGAGTCCGTTCGATGA
- a CDS encoding NAD(P)-binding domain-containing protein — protein sequence MDDLVVIGAGPYGLSIAAHAAAAGLDVRLLGRPMASWRDHMPDGMYLKSEPWSSNLSAPDGRHTLAEYCATRGTTAEHGTPLPIGTFSAYGMWFARQAAPEVEEVTVLEVTPQGDGFLVRTAEGPPLLARTVALAVGVMPFVRHPEALRELPPAHYSHSSGHRDLSRFEGHEVAVLGAGQAALETAALLAEQGARPCLVARRSRLNWNSVPQPLDRPPLRALRDPHSGLGTGWRSWVWSELPGAVRRLPAPTRERIAATALGPAGAWWLRDRFERRVPALLGHRLHRAVAVGGRTRLGLTDPAGTSVVLDASHVIAATGFVPELARLGLLDAGLRSALETAGQSGAPELTPGFESSWPGLFFAGLLTAPSFGPSMRFVHGAGFTAGRLVRGVRRRLGARGPRPGSPGAARPGRAASPGSLPGVPPGHPKTFLR from the coding sequence ATGGACGATCTCGTGGTGATCGGCGCGGGCCCGTACGGACTGTCGATCGCCGCGCACGCGGCGGCCGCGGGGCTCGACGTACGGCTGCTGGGGCGGCCCATGGCCTCGTGGCGCGACCACATGCCCGACGGCATGTACCTGAAGTCGGAGCCCTGGTCGTCCAACCTGTCCGCGCCGGACGGGCGGCACACGCTGGCCGAATACTGCGCCACCCGCGGAACGACCGCGGAACACGGCACTCCGCTGCCGATCGGCACGTTCAGCGCGTACGGGATGTGGTTCGCCCGGCAGGCCGCGCCCGAGGTGGAGGAGGTGACCGTCCTGGAGGTGACCCCGCAGGGCGACGGCTTCCTCGTCCGCACCGCCGAGGGACCGCCCCTGCTCGCGCGTACGGTGGCCCTCGCGGTCGGGGTGATGCCCTTCGTCCGCCACCCCGAGGCGCTGCGGGAGCTGCCGCCCGCCCACTACTCGCACAGCAGCGGCCACCGGGACCTGAGCCGGTTCGAGGGCCACGAGGTCGCGGTGCTCGGGGCCGGGCAGGCGGCCCTGGAGACCGCCGCCCTGCTGGCCGAGCAGGGTGCCCGGCCCTGCCTGGTCGCCCGGCGCTCCCGGCTGAACTGGAACAGCGTCCCGCAGCCGCTGGACCGGCCCCCGCTGCGCGCCCTGCGCGATCCGCACAGCGGCCTCGGCACCGGCTGGCGCAGCTGGGTGTGGTCGGAGCTGCCCGGGGCGGTGCGCCGGCTGCCCGCGCCCACCCGCGAGCGGATCGCGGCGACCGCGCTGGGTCCGGCCGGCGCCTGGTGGCTGCGGGACCGCTTCGAGCGGCGCGTCCCCGCATTGCTCGGGCACCGGCTGCACCGGGCGGTGGCTGTGGGCGGGCGGACCCGGCTCGGGCTGACCGACCCGGCGGGCACATCCGTGGTGCTGGACGCCTCGCACGTCATCGCGGCCACCGGTTTCGTCCCGGAGCTGGCGCGGCTGGGGCTGCTCGACGCGGGGCTGCGGTCCGCGCTGGAGACCGCGGGGCAGAGCGGGGCCCCGGAGCTGACCCCCGGGTTCGAGTCCTCGTGGCCCGGTCTGTTCTTCGCGGGGCTGCTGACGGCTCCCTCATTCGGCCCTTCCATGCGATTCGTGCACGGCGCGGGCTTCACGGCGGGGAGACTGGTGAGAGGAGTCCGGAGGCGTCTCGGCGCCCGGGGTCCGAGGCCGGGTTCCCCCGGTGCCGCCCGGCCGGGCCGGGCTGCTTCCCCCGGATCCCTTCCGGGGGTACCCCCAGGGCATCCGAAGACGTTTCTGCGGTGA
- a CDS encoding polysaccharide deacetylase family protein yields the protein MSADTDTAPAAVVVPARRAASPWVLMYHSVAEFTDPAEDPYGITVTPLALEAQLRWLRSRGLRGVSVGELLRARAAGRGAGLVGLTFDDGYTDYLTHALPLLRRHDCTSTLFVLPGRLGVDNVWDPLGPRKSLLTAEGIREVADAGQEIGSHGLLHQDLTATADDILQQELRGSRDLLRELTGTLPEGFCYPYGHLDARVVDATRAAGYGYACAIDPGRLAGPHALPRTHISQADGGARLRIKQLRHQVRELRRGVQR from the coding sequence ATGTCCGCTGACACCGACACGGCCCCCGCCGCCGTGGTGGTCCCCGCCCGACGGGCCGCTTCGCCGTGGGTCCTGATGTACCACTCGGTCGCCGAGTTCACCGACCCCGCGGAAGACCCGTACGGGATCACCGTCACCCCCCTCGCCCTGGAGGCCCAGCTGCGGTGGCTGCGCTCCCGCGGGCTGCGCGGGGTGTCCGTCGGCGAACTGCTGCGGGCCCGCGCGGCCGGACGCGGAGCCGGACTGGTCGGGCTGACCTTCGACGACGGCTACACCGACTACCTGACCCACGCGCTGCCGCTGCTGCGCCGCCACGACTGCACCTCCACCCTCTTCGTACTGCCCGGACGGCTCGGCGTGGACAACGTGTGGGACCCGCTGGGCCCGCGCAAATCCCTGCTCACGGCCGAGGGCATCCGCGAGGTCGCCGACGCCGGACAGGAGATCGGCTCGCACGGACTGCTCCACCAGGACCTCACCGCGACCGCCGACGACATCCTCCAGCAGGAACTGCGGGGCAGCCGCGACCTGCTCCGCGAGCTGACCGGCACCCTGCCCGAGGGGTTCTGCTACCCGTACGGGCACCTCGACGCACGGGTCGTCGACGCCACACGGGCCGCCGGATACGGCTACGCCTGCGCCATCGACCCCGGACGGCTCGCGGGCCCGCACGCCCTGCCGCGCACGCACATCAGCCAGGCCGACGGCGGCGCCCGGCTGCGGATCAAGCAGCTCCGCCACCAGGTGCGGGAGCTGCGGCGGGGGGTGCAGCGGTGA
- a CDS encoding glycosyltransferase translates to MKTLQSVRALHIITGLGVGGAEQQLRLLLRHMPMQCDVLTLTNPGPVAEGLRADGVRVVNLGMRGNRDLGALPRLVKFIRRGRYDLVHTHLYRACVYGRLAARLAGTGATVATEHSLGEGEIEGRPLSGGVRTLYLASERLGAATVAVSDTVAARLEGWGVPAARVHVVPNGIEAVRFRFDEGVRRATRARTGLPERAFVVGGVGRLVPGKRFDVLVRAVAALPGAHLLLAGDGPERAGLRRLAAELGAQSRIHLLGERDPLGDSADGRTPGIPALLAAMDVFVSPSREEAFGLAVVEALAAGLPVLHVTCPAIDDLPAAQAPGARRIGTGTEELVAALRGHMEAGARRLPPPPVVRRYDIARSAQQLLDVYDLALSAAPGAGGSARGRRAVTGPVPETGAGSGAGSGAGSGAGSGSVIGARREPVGPGPAEPTGTG, encoded by the coding sequence GTGAAGACGCTCCAGTCGGTCAGGGCACTGCACATCATCACCGGGCTCGGCGTCGGCGGGGCCGAGCAGCAACTGCGCCTCCTGCTGCGGCACATGCCCATGCAGTGCGACGTACTGACGCTGACCAACCCCGGGCCCGTGGCCGAGGGGCTGCGCGCCGACGGGGTCCGGGTCGTGAACCTGGGCATGCGGGGCAACCGGGACCTGGGGGCGCTGCCCCGGCTGGTGAAGTTCATCCGGCGCGGCCGGTACGACCTCGTGCACACGCACCTCTACCGGGCCTGCGTGTACGGGCGCCTCGCGGCCCGCCTGGCGGGGACCGGGGCCACCGTGGCCACCGAACACTCCCTCGGCGAGGGCGAGATCGAGGGCAGGCCGCTGTCGGGCGGTGTGCGCACGCTCTACCTGGCCAGTGAACGCCTGGGCGCGGCCACCGTGGCCGTGTCCGACACCGTGGCCGCCCGGCTGGAGGGCTGGGGGGTGCCGGCCGCGCGGGTGCACGTCGTACCCAACGGGATCGAAGCCGTCCGTTTCCGCTTCGACGAGGGCGTCCGGCGGGCCACCCGGGCCCGGACCGGGCTCCCCGAGCGGGCCTTCGTGGTCGGCGGGGTCGGCCGGCTGGTCCCGGGCAAGCGGTTCGACGTCCTGGTGCGGGCCGTCGCCGCGCTGCCGGGGGCCCACCTGCTGCTGGCCGGGGACGGGCCGGAGCGGGCCGGGCTGCGCCGGCTGGCCGCCGAGCTCGGCGCGCAGAGCCGGATCCACCTGCTGGGGGAGCGGGATCCGCTGGGCGACAGCGCGGACGGCCGTACTCCCGGGATCCCGGCGCTGCTGGCCGCCATGGACGTCTTCGTCTCCCCGTCGCGGGAGGAGGCCTTCGGGCTCGCCGTAGTGGAGGCCCTGGCCGCCGGACTCCCCGTCCTGCACGTGACCTGCCCCGCCATCGACGACCTGCCCGCCGCGCAGGCCCCCGGGGCCCGCCGCATCGGCACCGGCACGGAGGAACTGGTCGCGGCGCTGCGCGGCCACATGGAGGCGGGCGCGCGCCGGCTGCCCCCGCCGCCGGTGGTCCGCCGCTACGACATCGCCCGCAGCGCACAGCAGCTGCTCGACGTGTACGACCTCGCCCTCTCGGCCGCGCCGGGTGCCGGCGGGTCGGCCCGGGGCCGCCGCGCCGTCACCGGCCCGGTGCCCGAGACCGGTGCGGGATCCGGTGCTGGATCCGGAGCCGGCTCCGGTGCCGGCTCCGGGAGCGTCATCGGCGCCCGGCGCGAACCCGTCGGGCCCGGACCGGCGGAGCCGACCGGCACCGGCTGA